A genome region from Crossiella equi includes the following:
- a CDS encoding family 43 glycosylhydrolase: MRSSRVFPRLLATALLCAATVLSPVARAEASGRPDFRTAEAGNPFVDGWYADPDVAVHGDTYWVYPTSSRPYAEQTYLDAFSSKDLVHWTKHPNVLTTESVSWAKYAVWAPAPVARNGKYYLYFAANDIQGDDELGGIGVAVADHPAGPYRDALGHPLVGKFHNGAQPIDQDVFVDDDGQAYLYYGGWGHANVVKLNADMTSLGTFPDGSTYREITPAPEYVEGSQLFKRGGKYYLMWSEGGWTGPDYSVSYGMADSPTGPFTRLDKVLAQDPAIARGSGHNSVLNVPGTDIWYIVYHRRPLSTNNGNHRQLAYDRMRFNADGTIARVTMAVEDNFADGDTTGWRTAGGGWQAVGGRLRADRTAEASALLDTNFRDLTQDTEVRLDSGRGEAGLLVRSTAAGGYFAGLTGTGRVVLRRAGGGTWTELASAPLRHATGRSHRVRVTAVGPELRVYVDDLATPKLRVTDPTHLTGANGVRVAGAGALFDDLAVRPAG, from the coding sequence GTGAGGTCCTCCCGCGTCTTCCCCCGGCTCCTGGCCACCGCGCTGCTGTGCGCCGCGACCGTCCTCAGCCCGGTGGCCCGGGCGGAGGCGAGCGGGCGGCCCGACTTCCGCACGGCGGAGGCGGGCAACCCGTTCGTCGACGGCTGGTACGCCGACCCGGATGTGGCCGTGCACGGCGACACCTACTGGGTCTACCCGACCAGCTCGCGGCCCTACGCCGAGCAGACCTACCTCGACGCGTTCTCCTCCAAGGACCTGGTGCACTGGACCAAGCACCCCAACGTCCTCACCACCGAGTCCGTCAGCTGGGCGAAGTACGCGGTGTGGGCCCCCGCCCCGGTCGCGCGCAACGGCAAGTACTACCTGTACTTCGCGGCCAACGACATCCAGGGCGACGACGAGCTCGGCGGCATCGGCGTGGCCGTCGCGGACCACCCGGCCGGGCCGTACCGCGATGCCCTCGGACACCCGCTGGTCGGGAAGTTCCACAACGGCGCCCAGCCCATCGACCAGGACGTCTTCGTCGACGACGACGGGCAGGCCTACCTGTACTACGGCGGCTGGGGCCACGCCAACGTGGTCAAGCTCAACGCCGACATGACCAGCCTCGGCACCTTCCCCGACGGCAGCACCTACCGCGAGATCACGCCCGCGCCCGAGTACGTCGAGGGCTCGCAGCTGTTCAAGCGCGGCGGCAAGTACTACCTGATGTGGTCCGAGGGCGGCTGGACCGGGCCCGACTACTCGGTCTCCTACGGCATGGCCGACTCGCCCACCGGGCCCTTCACCCGCCTGGACAAGGTGCTCGCGCAGGACCCGGCCATCGCGCGCGGATCCGGGCACAACTCGGTGCTCAACGTGCCCGGCACCGACATCTGGTACATCGTCTACCACCGCCGTCCGCTCAGCACGAACAACGGCAACCACCGGCAGCTGGCCTACGACCGCATGCGCTTCAACGCCGACGGCACCATCGCGCGCGTGACCATGGCCGTCGAGGACAACTTCGCCGACGGCGACACCACCGGCTGGCGTACCGCCGGGGGCGGGTGGCAGGCAGTCGGCGGGCGGTTGCGGGCCGACCGCACGGCCGAGGCGAGTGCGCTGCTGGACACCAACTTCCGCGACCTCACCCAGGACACCGAGGTGCGCCTGGACAGCGGCCGGGGCGAGGCCGGGCTGCTCGTCCGGAGCACCGCCGCGGGCGGCTACTTCGCCGGGCTCACCGGCACCGGGCGGGTTGTGCTGCGCCGCGCGGGCGGCGGCACGTGGACCGAGCTGGCCTCGGCACCGCTGCGGCACGCGACCGGCCGGTCGCACCGGGTGCGGGTCACCGCCGTCGGCCCGGAACTGCGGGTCTACGTCGACGACCTGGCCACGCCGAAGCTCCGGGTCACCGACCCGACCCACCTGACCGGCGCGAACGGGGTCCGGGTGGCCGGTGCCGGGGCTCTCTTCGACGACCTGGCGGTGCGCCCGGCGGGGTGA